The Strigops habroptila isolate Jane chromosome 13, bStrHab1.2.pri, whole genome shotgun sequence genome contains a region encoding:
- the COMMD7 gene encoding COMM domain-containing protein 7 — MGLLNFTRDPVPEAVSGDMHNLNQLSAQQFSSLTEVLFRFLTEPKEVERFLTQLSDFATMNKISLGPLKNIVKSILLVPNGALKRNLSSEQVRADFIALGLSEEKATYFAEQWKANSPTLTRLAVGQTLMINQLIDMEWKFGVTAGSSELEKVGSIFLQLKLVIKKGSQMENVYMELTLPQFYSFLHEMERIKTSLESFS, encoded by the exons ATGGGGCTGCTCAACTTCACCCGCGACCCGGTGCCGGAGGCGGTGAGCGGCGACATGCACAACCTCAACCAGCTCAGCGCGCAG CAATTCTCATCACTGACTGAAGTGCTCTTCCGCTTTCTGACAGAGCCCAAGGAG GTAGAAAGGTTTCTGACTCAGCTCTCCGACTTTGCCACCATGAATAAAATCAGCTTGGGCCCCCTGAAAAATATTGTCAAAAGTATTCTTCTGGTACCCAACG GTGCCCTGAAGAGGAATTTGTCTTCGGAACAAGTCCGAGCAGATTTTATTGCTCTAG GCCTCAGTGAGGAGAAAGCCACTTACTTTGCAGAACAG TGGAAGGCCAATTCCCCCACCCTGACTCGCCTGGCTGTTGGTCAGACACTGATGATTAACCAGCTGATAGATATGGAGTGGAAGTTTGGAG TGACTGCTGGGAGCAGTGAACTGGAAAAAGTGGGAAGTATCTTCTTACAG CTGAAGCTGGTGATTAAAAAAGGGAGTCAAATGGAAAACGTATATATGG agttAACTTTGCCCCAGTTCTACAGTTTTCTGCATGAAATGGAACGGATCAAAACCAGTCTGGAAAgcttcagctga